A genomic window from Streptomyces mirabilis includes:
- the pdhA gene encoding pyruvate dehydrogenase (acetyl-transferring) E1 component subunit alpha, translating into MTVMEQRGAYRPTPPPAWQPRTDPAPLLPDALPHRVLGTEAAAQVDPGLLRRLYAELVRGRRYNAQATALTKQGRLAVYPSSTGQEACEVAAALVLEERDWLFPSYRDTLAAVARGLDPVQALTLLRGDWHTGYDPHEHRIAPLCTPLATQLPHAVGLAHAARLKGDDVVALALVGDGGTSEGDFHEALNFAAVWQAPVVFLVQNNGFAISVPLAKQTAAPSLAHKAVGYGMPGRLVDGNDAAAVHEVLSDAVRHARAGGGPTLVEAVTYRMEAHTNADDATRYRGDSEVETWRAHDPIALLEHELTERGLLDDDGIREAREAAEIMAADLRARMNQDPVLDPMDLFAHVYAEPTPQLREQEALLRAELAAEAESEGTAR; encoded by the coding sequence ATGACGGTCATGGAGCAGCGAGGCGCTTACCGGCCCACGCCGCCGCCCGCCTGGCAGCCCCGCACCGACCCCGCGCCGCTGCTGCCCGACGCGCTGCCCCACCGCGTCCTCGGCACCGAAGCCGCCGCGCAGGTCGACCCGGGCCTGCTGCGCCGTCTGTACGCGGAGCTGGTGCGCGGTCGTCGCTACAACGCGCAGGCCACCGCCCTCACCAAGCAGGGCCGCCTCGCCGTCTACCCGTCCAGCACCGGCCAGGAGGCCTGCGAGGTCGCCGCCGCACTCGTCCTCGAGGAGCGCGACTGGCTCTTCCCGAGCTACCGCGACACCCTCGCCGCCGTCGCCCGCGGCCTCGACCCCGTGCAGGCCCTCACCCTCCTGCGCGGCGACTGGCACACCGGCTACGACCCCCACGAGCACCGCATCGCACCCCTGTGCACCCCCCTCGCCACCCAGCTCCCGCACGCCGTGGGCCTCGCGCACGCCGCCCGCCTCAAGGGCGACGACGTGGTCGCGCTCGCCCTGGTCGGCGACGGCGGCACCAGCGAGGGCGACTTCCACGAGGCGCTGAACTTCGCGGCGGTCTGGCAGGCCCCGGTCGTCTTCCTCGTCCAGAACAACGGCTTCGCCATCTCCGTCCCGCTCGCCAAGCAGACCGCCGCTCCCTCCCTGGCCCACAAGGCCGTGGGCTACGGAATGCCCGGCCGACTGGTCGACGGCAACGACGCGGCGGCCGTGCACGAGGTCCTGAGCGACGCCGTGCGCCACGCGCGCGCCGGGGGCGGTCCGACGCTGGTCGAGGCGGTGACGTACCGCATGGAAGCCCACACGAACGCCGACGACGCCACCCGCTACCGCGGCGACTCCGAGGTCGAGACCTGGCGGGCACACGACCCGATCGCCCTCCTGGAGCACGAGTTGACCGAGCGCGGCCTGCTCGACGACGACGGCATACGGGAGGCCCGCGAGGCCGCCGAGATCATGGCCGCCGACCTGCGCGCCCGCATGAACCAGGACCCGGTGCTCGACCCCATGGACCTCTTCGCCCACGTGTATGCCGAGCCCACGCCACAACTGCGCGAGCAGGAGGCGCTGTTGCGCGCGGAGCTCGCGGCCGAGGCCGAGTCGGAGGGTACGGCCCGATGA
- a CDS encoding alpha-ketoacid dehydrogenase subunit beta: MTTVALKPATMAQALTRALRDAMAADPTVHVMGEDVGTLGGVFRVTDGLAKEFGEDRCTDTPLAEAGILGTAVGMAMYGLRPVVEMQFDAFAYPAFEQLISHVARMRNRTRGAMPLPITIRVPYGGGIGGVEHHSDSSEAYYMATPGLHVVTPATVADAYGLLRAAIASDDPVVFLEPKRLYWSKDSWNPDEPTAVDPIGRAVVRRPGRSATLITYGPSVPVCLEAAEAARAEGWDLEVVDLRSLVPFDDETVAASVRRTGRAVVVHEAGGYGGPGGEIAARVTERCFHHLEAPVLRVAGFDIPYPPPMLERHHLPGVDRILDAVGRLQWEADS; encoded by the coding sequence ATGACCACCGTCGCGCTCAAACCCGCCACCATGGCGCAGGCCCTGACCCGCGCGCTCCGCGACGCCATGGCCGCCGACCCGACCGTCCACGTCATGGGCGAGGACGTCGGCACCCTGGGCGGCGTCTTCCGTGTCACCGACGGGCTCGCCAAGGAGTTCGGCGAGGACCGCTGCACGGACACCCCGCTCGCCGAGGCGGGCATCCTGGGGACGGCCGTCGGCATGGCCATGTACGGGCTCAGGCCGGTCGTGGAGATGCAGTTCGACGCGTTCGCCTACCCGGCGTTCGAGCAGCTGATCTCGCACGTGGCACGGATGCGCAACCGCACCCGCGGTGCCATGCCGCTCCCGATCACCATCCGGGTCCCGTACGGCGGCGGCATCGGCGGCGTCGAGCACCACAGCGACTCCTCCGAGGCGTACTACATGGCGACTCCGGGACTCCATGTCGTCACGCCCGCGACCGTCGCCGACGCCTACGGGCTGCTGCGCGCCGCCATCGCCTCCGACGACCCGGTCGTCTTCCTGGAGCCCAAGCGCCTGTACTGGTCGAAGGACTCCTGGAACCCCGACGAGCCGACGGCCGTCGACCCGATCGGCCGCGCGGTGGTGCGACGCCCGGGGCGCAGCGCCACGCTCATCACGTACGGGCCGTCCGTGCCCGTCTGCCTGGAGGCCGCCGAGGCGGCGCGGGCCGAGGGCTGGGACCTCGAAGTCGTCGACCTGCGCTCGCTCGTGCCCTTCGACGACGAGACCGTGGCGGCATCGGTGCGGCGGACCGGACGCGCCGTCGTCGTGCACGAGGCCGGTGGATACGGCGGCCCGGGCGGCGAGATCGCGGCCCGCGTCACCGAGCGCTGCTTCCACCACCTGGAGGCGCCGGTGCTGCGCGTCGCCGGATTCGACATCCCGTACCCGCCGCCGATGCTGGAGCGGCACCACCTGCCCGGCGTCGACCGGATCCTGGACGCCGTGGGGCGCCTGCAATGGGAGGCGGACAGCTGA
- a CDS encoding Lrp/AsnC family transcriptional regulator: protein MAPEQMAEPPEAGPVPPPARPLDAIDQDILQMLQADGRASIRSVAERVHVSRANAYARINRLIEDGVIRGFGARVDHERAGQGTSAYITLKIVQNSWRTVREQLRVLPGASHIALVGGDFDVLLLVHTPDNRALRELVLTRLQAIPEVLSTRTLLVFEEEDLEPEG, encoded by the coding sequence ATGGCACCTGAACAAATGGCCGAGCCGCCGGAGGCCGGCCCCGTCCCGCCGCCCGCCCGTCCGCTCGACGCCATCGATCAGGACATCCTGCAGATGCTCCAGGCGGACGGCCGCGCCTCGATACGCTCCGTGGCCGAACGGGTCCATGTGTCCCGCGCCAACGCCTACGCGCGGATCAACCGGCTCATCGAGGACGGTGTGATCCGCGGCTTCGGGGCGCGCGTCGACCACGAACGCGCCGGGCAGGGCACGTCCGCGTACATCACCCTCAAGATCGTGCAGAACTCCTGGCGCACGGTCCGTGAGCAGCTCAGGGTGCTGCCCGGCGCCTCCCACATCGCCCTGGTGGGCGGCGACTTCGATGTCCTGCTCCTGGTGCACACCCCCGACAACAGAGCCCTCCGCGAACTGGTCCTCACCCGCCTCCAGGCCATCCCCGAGGTCCTCAGCACCCGCACACTCCTGGTCTTCGAGGAGGAGGACCTGGAGCCGGAGGGGTGA
- a CDS encoding 3-hydroxyacyl-CoA dehydrogenase, with the protein MTALDLSSPVAVVGTGTMGQGIAQVALVAGHPVRLYDTVPGRADAAAEAIGARLDRLVEKDRLAAADRDAARARLHPAHSLAELADCALVVEAVLEQLEAKQQLFRELEDIVEHDCLLATNTSSLSVTAIGGALRNPGRLVGLHFFNPAPLLPLVEVVSGYASDFSSATRAYETARAWGKTPVACADTPGFIVNRIARPFYAEAFAVYEAQAADPATIDAVLRESGGFRMGAFELTDLIGQDVNESVTHSVWQSFFQDVRFTPSLAQRRLVESGRLGRKTGRGWYDHGADAERPEPHTAEKAQAPAYVVAEGDLGPASELLTLIREAGIQVRDDEEDHGTRLVLPSGGQLVLADGQTSVEFRDVVYFDLALDYRRATRIALSASQDTAPQTLSEAVGLFQALGKAVSVIGDAPGMIVARTVARIVDLAHDAVAKGVATEEDIDTAMRLGVNYPLGPFEWSRRLGRSWACSLLDDLHQRDPSGRYAPSLALYRHAYATEKREGTS; encoded by the coding sequence ATGACAGCACTCGACCTCAGCAGCCCCGTGGCCGTCGTCGGCACCGGCACCATGGGCCAGGGCATCGCCCAGGTCGCGCTCGTCGCGGGTCACCCCGTGCGGCTCTACGACACGGTTCCCGGGCGTGCCGACGCGGCGGCCGAAGCGATCGGCGCGCGCCTCGACCGGCTCGTCGAGAAGGACCGGCTCGCCGCCGCCGACCGGGACGCGGCACGCGCCCGGCTGCACCCCGCGCACAGTCTCGCCGAGCTGGCGGACTGCGCGCTCGTCGTCGAGGCGGTGCTCGAACAACTCGAGGCGAAACAGCAGCTGTTCCGCGAGCTCGAGGACATCGTCGAGCACGACTGTCTGCTCGCCACCAACACCTCCTCGCTGTCCGTCACGGCCATCGGCGGCGCCCTGCGCAACCCCGGCCGGCTGGTCGGACTGCACTTCTTCAACCCGGCGCCGCTGCTGCCGCTGGTGGAGGTCGTCTCCGGGTACGCGAGCGACTTCTCGTCGGCCACGCGCGCGTACGAGACGGCACGCGCCTGGGGCAAGACGCCGGTCGCCTGCGCCGACACCCCCGGCTTCATCGTCAACCGCATCGCCAGGCCCTTCTACGCCGAGGCCTTCGCGGTGTACGAGGCGCAGGCCGCCGACCCCGCGACGATCGACGCCGTCCTGCGCGAGTCCGGCGGCTTCCGGATGGGGGCCTTCGAACTGACCGACCTGATCGGCCAGGACGTCAACGAGTCCGTGACGCACTCCGTGTGGCAGTCCTTCTTCCAGGACGTGCGCTTCACGCCCTCGCTCGCCCAGCGGCGGCTCGTCGAGTCCGGCCGGCTCGGCCGCAAGACGGGGCGCGGCTGGTACGACCACGGGGCCGACGCCGAGCGTCCGGAGCCGCACACCGCGGAGAAGGCGCAGGCACCCGCGTACGTCGTCGCCGAGGGTGATCTGGGTCCGGCCTCCGAACTGCTCACGCTGATCCGCGAGGCGGGCATCCAGGTCCGCGACGACGAGGAGGACCACGGGACCCGCCTGGTGCTGCCCAGCGGCGGCCAGCTGGTCCTCGCCGACGGCCAGACGTCGGTCGAGTTCCGCGACGTCGTCTACTTCGACCTGGCGCTCGACTACCGCCGGGCGACCAGGATCGCCCTCTCCGCCTCCCAGGACACCGCCCCGCAGACCCTCTCCGAGGCCGTCGGCCTGTTCCAGGCGCTGGGCAAGGCCGTCAGCGTCATCGGGGACGCACCCGGCATGATCGTCGCCCGGACCGTGGCGAGGATCGTCGACCTGGCGCACGACGCCGTCGCCAAGGGCGTCGCCACCGAGGAGGACATCGACACCGCGATGCGGCTCGGGGTCAACTACCCACTGGGCCCCTTCGAATGGAGCCGCAGGCTCGGCCGGAGCTGGGCCTGCTCCCTTCTGGACGACCTGCACCAGCGCGATCCCTCCGGGCGTTACGCGCCCTCTCTCGCGCTCTACCGCCACGCGTACGCCACCGAGAAGCGCGAGGGAACCTCATGA
- a CDS encoding TetR/AcrR family transcriptional regulator, protein MTTAKRDTYTPESLLSVAVQVFNERGYDGTSMEHLSKAAGISKSSIYHHVTGKEELLRRAVCRALDGLFGILDEEHARVGRAVERLEYVVRRMVEVLTAELPYVTLLLRVRGNTDTERWALERRREFDHQVAELLKAAAADGDVRGDIEVRLATRLVFGMINSLVEWYRPDSRGMGEREVADAVAQLVFSGLREER, encoded by the coding sequence ATGACCACCGCCAAGCGCGACACGTACACCCCGGAGAGCCTGCTCTCCGTCGCCGTCCAGGTCTTCAACGAGCGCGGCTACGACGGCACCTCCATGGAGCACCTCTCCAAGGCGGCCGGCATCTCGAAGTCGTCGATATACCACCACGTCACGGGCAAGGAGGAGCTGCTGCGCCGCGCCGTGTGCCGGGCCCTGGACGGCCTCTTCGGCATCCTCGACGAAGAGCACGCGCGCGTGGGGCGTGCGGTGGAGCGCCTGGAGTACGTCGTCCGGCGCATGGTCGAGGTACTCACCGCGGAACTTCCGTACGTGACCCTGCTGCTGCGCGTGCGCGGCAACACGGACACCGAGCGCTGGGCCCTGGAGCGGCGCCGCGAGTTCGACCACCAGGTGGCCGAACTCCTGAAGGCCGCGGCCGCCGACGGGGACGTGCGCGGCGACATCGAGGTCCGCCTCGCGACCCGCCTGGTCTTCGGAATGATCAACTCACTCGTCGAGTGGTACCGCCCCGACAGTCGAGGCATGGGCGAACGCGAGGTCGCCGACGCGGTGGCGCAACTGGTCTTCAGCGGCCTCAGAGAGGAACGCTGA
- a CDS encoding NTP transferase domain-containing protein has product MTAYEPPGTPGPAAPYDAVVLAGGAARRLGGADKPGLRVGGRPLLDRVLAACATATTTVVVAEPRQTARPVEWAREEPPGGGPLAALDAGLRHVSAEHVVVLSADLPFLDEATVRRLLGALRTGDALQGPARPDGVLLTDPDGRDQPLVAAYRADALRRELAALAVAHGGVTGLPLRRLTAALDLTRISDPVASFDCDTWDDIAAARARIREHGNVLDEWISAVKDELGIDLDVDTGALLDVARDAAHSVARPAAPLTTFLVGYAAAQAGGGPEAVAEASRKATALALRWAAEDTPDAKPTPDAG; this is encoded by the coding sequence ATGACCGCGTACGAGCCACCGGGCACCCCCGGCCCCGCCGCCCCGTACGACGCCGTCGTCCTCGCGGGCGGCGCCGCCCGCCGGCTCGGGGGAGCGGACAAGCCCGGTCTGCGCGTGGGCGGGCGCCCGCTGCTCGACCGGGTGCTCGCCGCCTGCGCCACCGCCACCACCACGGTGGTCGTCGCCGAGCCCAGACAGACCGCGCGCCCCGTGGAGTGGGCGCGCGAGGAGCCGCCCGGCGGGGGGCCGCTCGCCGCGCTCGACGCCGGCCTGCGGCACGTTTCGGCGGAACACGTCGTGGTGCTCTCCGCCGACCTGCCGTTCCTGGACGAGGCGACGGTACGGCGCCTGCTGGGCGCCCTGCGGACGGGCGACGCCCTCCAGGGTCCGGCGCGACCCGACGGCGTGCTGCTCACCGACCCCGACGGCCGCGACCAGCCGCTCGTGGCCGCCTACCGCGCGGACGCCCTGCGCCGGGAGCTGGCCGCGCTCGCCGTCGCCCACGGCGGAGTCACCGGGCTGCCGCTGCGGCGGCTCACCGCCGCGCTCGACCTCACCCGCATCTCCGACCCCGTCGCGTCCTTCGACTGCGACACCTGGGACGACATTGCCGCCGCCCGGGCCCGCATCAGGGAGCATGGGAACGTGTTGGATGAATGGATTTCCGCTGTCAAGGACGAGCTGGGCATCGACCTGGACGTCGACACCGGTGCCCTGCTCGACGTGGCCCGCGACGCCGCGCACAGTGTGGCCCGGCCCGCGGCGCCGTTGACGACGTTCCTCGTGGGGTACGCCGCCGCACAGGCCGGGGGAGGTCCCGAGGCCGTCGCGGAGGCATCCCGCAAGGCCACGGCGCTCGCGCTCCGCTGGGCGGCCGAGGACACCCCCGACGCCAAGCCGACCCCCGACGCCGGATGA
- the paaN gene encoding phenylacetic acid degradation protein PaaN — protein MAAELTAHELTAQHRPTLDQALEAIRTRAYWSPHPEHPKAYGENGSLSMAEGKAAFDALLGSRLDLGQPGTDDWVGGEISPYGIELGVTYPHADVDVLLPAMRAGQRAWRDAGAEMRAMICLEILKRIADRTHEFAHAVMHTSGQAFMMAFQAGGPHAQDRGLEAVAYAYVEQVRTPDTAEWTKPQGKRDPLAMTKQFTPVPRGIALMIGCNTFPTWNGYPGLFASLATGNAVLVKPHPRAVLPLALTVQVAREVLAAAGFDPNLVALAAERPGEGIAKTLAVRPEIRIIDYTGSTAFGDWLETHARQAQVYTEKAGVNTVIVESTDDYKGMLSNLAFSLSLYSGQMCTTPQNLLIPRDGIRTEEGTKSYDEVVADLARSVDGLLGDDARANGLLGAIVNPDVKARLEAAAGLGEVALASREVGNPEFPDAVVRTPVIVKLDGARKYWEGADDEAAYMNECFGPVSFAVAVDSAEDAVELLRRTVREKGAMTVGAYTTDEGVEEAVREACLEECAQLSLNLTGGVYVNQTAAFSDFHGSGGNPAANAALCDGGFVANRFRVVEVRR, from the coding sequence ATGGCCGCCGAACTGACCGCGCACGAGCTGACCGCCCAGCACCGGCCCACCCTCGACCAGGCGCTGGAAGCGATCCGCACGCGCGCGTACTGGTCCCCGCACCCCGAGCACCCGAAGGCCTACGGGGAGAACGGCAGCCTGAGCATGGCCGAGGGCAAGGCCGCCTTCGACGCCCTCCTCGGCAGCCGCCTCGACCTCGGCCAGCCCGGCACCGACGACTGGGTGGGCGGCGAGATCTCCCCGTACGGCATCGAGCTGGGCGTCACCTACCCGCACGCGGACGTCGACGTGCTGCTGCCCGCCATGCGGGCCGGACAGCGGGCCTGGCGCGACGCGGGCGCGGAGATGCGCGCGATGATCTGTCTGGAGATCCTCAAGCGGATCGCCGACCGCACGCACGAGTTCGCGCACGCGGTCATGCACACCAGCGGCCAGGCCTTCATGATGGCGTTCCAGGCGGGCGGTCCGCACGCGCAGGACCGCGGCCTGGAAGCGGTGGCGTACGCGTACGTCGAGCAGGTCCGCACCCCCGACACCGCGGAGTGGACCAAGCCCCAGGGCAAGCGCGACCCGCTCGCGATGACCAAGCAGTTCACGCCGGTGCCGCGCGGCATCGCGCTGATGATCGGCTGCAACACCTTCCCGACGTGGAACGGCTATCCGGGCCTCTTCGCCTCCCTGGCCACCGGTAACGCCGTGCTCGTCAAGCCGCACCCGCGCGCGGTGCTGCCGCTCGCGCTCACCGTGCAGGTCGCGCGCGAGGTGCTCGCCGCGGCGGGCTTCGACCCGAACCTGGTGGCGCTGGCCGCCGAGCGGCCCGGGGAGGGCATCGCCAAGACCCTGGCCGTGCGCCCCGAGATCCGGATCATCGACTACACCGGGTCGACGGCGTTCGGTGACTGGCTGGAGACCCACGCCCGCCAGGCGCAGGTCTACACGGAGAAGGCCGGCGTCAACACGGTGATCGTGGAGTCGACCGACGACTACAAGGGGATGCTGTCCAACCTGGCCTTCTCCTTGTCCCTGTACAGCGGCCAGATGTGCACGACCCCGCAGAACCTCCTCATCCCCCGCGACGGCATCCGCACCGAGGAGGGCACCAAGTCGTACGACGAGGTGGTCGCCGACCTCGCCCGGTCGGTCGACGGACTCCTCGGGGACGACGCGCGTGCCAACGGGCTGCTGGGAGCGATCGTGAACCCGGACGTCAAGGCGCGTCTGGAGGCCGCGGCAGGGCTCGGCGAGGTCGCCCTCGCGTCGCGTGAGGTCGGCAACCCGGAGTTCCCTGACGCGGTCGTCCGCACACCGGTGATCGTCAAGCTCGACGGTGCCCGGAAGTACTGGGAGGGTGCCGACGACGAGGCCGCCTACATGAACGAGTGCTTCGGACCGGTGTCCTTCGCGGTCGCGGTCGACTCGGCAGAGGACGCGGTGGAGCTACTGCGGCGGACCGTCCGGGAGAAGGGGGCGATGACCGTCGGGGCGTACACCACCGACGAGGGCGTCGAGGAGGCCGTGCGGGAGGCCTGTCTGGAGGAGTGTGCCCAGCTGTCCCTGAATCTGACGGGCGGCGTGTACGTCAACCAGACGGCCGCGTTCTCGGACTTCCACGGGTCGGGCGGCAACCCGGCGGCGAACGCCGCGCTGTGCGACGGCGGGTTCGTGGCCAACCGCTTCCGGGTGGTGGAGGTGCGGCGCTAG
- a CDS encoding dihydrolipoamide acetyltransferase family protein, with amino-acid sequence MAQVLEFKLPDLGEGLTEAEIVRWLVEVGDVVAVDQPVVEVETAKAMVEVPCPYGGVVTARFGEEGTELPVGSPLLTVAVGASSSGEETEGSGNVLVGYGTGAPPARRRRVRPPAGSTTPPGAHTQTPPAHHSATDGHPGAPARDPRPAREHIAAAVRADGPVPVISPLVRRLARENGLDLRTLVGSGPDGLILRSDVEHALRSAGTPARQPGTPLAPHTPEPTPVAPAPATAGTRIPLRGIRGTVADKLSRSRREIPDATCWVDADATELLHARRAMNATGGPKISLLALLARICTAALARYPELNSTVDTEAREIVRLDHIHLGFAAQTERGLVVPVVRDAHTRDAESLSAEFARLTEAARTGTLTPAQLTGGTFTLNNYGVFGVDGSTPIINHPEAAMLGVGRIVPKPWVHEGELAVRQVVQLSLTFDHRVCDGGTAGGFLRHVADCVEQPAVLLRSL; translated from the coding sequence ATGGCCCAGGTGCTCGAGTTCAAGCTCCCCGACCTCGGTGAGGGACTCACCGAGGCGGAGATCGTCCGCTGGCTGGTGGAGGTCGGCGACGTCGTCGCCGTCGACCAGCCCGTCGTCGAGGTCGAAACGGCCAAGGCGATGGTCGAGGTGCCCTGCCCCTACGGAGGCGTGGTCACCGCACGCTTCGGCGAGGAGGGCACGGAACTGCCCGTGGGCTCCCCCCTGTTGACCGTCGCGGTCGGCGCGTCGTCCTCCGGAGAAGAGACCGAGGGCTCCGGCAACGTGCTGGTGGGGTACGGCACCGGGGCGCCGCCGGCGCGACGCAGAAGGGTACGGCCGCCCGCGGGGTCAACCACACCGCCCGGGGCGCACACGCAGACCCCGCCGGCGCACCACTCCGCCACCGACGGCCACCCGGGCGCTCCGGCGCGCGATCCCAGGCCTGCCCGCGAGCACATCGCGGCGGCGGTACGCGCCGACGGCCCCGTACCGGTGATCTCCCCGCTCGTCCGCAGGCTCGCCCGGGAGAACGGCCTGGACCTGCGGACCCTGGTGGGATCCGGCCCCGACGGGCTGATCCTGCGGTCGGACGTGGAGCACGCGTTGCGCTCGGCCGGCACCCCGGCCCGGCAGCCGGGAACCCCGCTCGCCCCGCACACCCCCGAACCCACCCCCGTGGCCCCCGCACCTGCCACGGCCGGCACCCGCATCCCCCTCCGCGGCATCCGCGGCACGGTCGCCGACAAGCTCTCCCGCAGCCGTCGCGAGATCCCCGACGCGACCTGCTGGGTGGACGCCGACGCGACGGAACTCCTGCACGCGCGCAGGGCGATGAACGCCACCGGCGGTCCCAAGATCTCCCTGCTGGCGCTGCTCGCCCGCATCTGCACCGCCGCACTGGCCCGCTACCCGGAGCTCAACTCCACGGTCGACACCGAAGCCCGCGAGATCGTCCGCCTCGACCACATCCACCTGGGCTTCGCGGCACAGACCGAGCGCGGTCTCGTCGTCCCCGTCGTCCGGGACGCCCACACGCGCGACGCGGAATCGCTGAGCGCGGAGTTCGCCCGGCTGACCGAGGCCGCACGCACCGGCACGCTGACACCCGCGCAACTCACGGGGGGCACCTTCACGTTGAACAACTACGGAGTGTTCGGCGTCGACGGCTCCACACCGATCATCAACCATCCCGAGGCCGCCATGCTCGGCGTCGGCCGGATCGTCCCCAAGCCCTGGGTGCACGAGGGCGAGCTGGCCGTGCGCCAGGTCGTCCAGCTCTCGCTCACCTTCGACCACCGGGTGTGCGACGGCGGCACGGCGGGCGGCTTCCTGCGCCATGTGGCGGACTGCGTCGAACAGCCGGCGGTGCTCCTGCGTTCCCTGTGA